A region of Thiofilum sp. DNA encodes the following proteins:
- a CDS encoding FtsK/SpoIIIE domain-containing protein → MFIGKFNPHSIVPSTYKAMAACTGTVLTTLALTHSAPLAVGALGALYLANQYRTRDSRDGYLFDSPLDDLINSPELIANVNDLVTERLRKATGNKDLTALESRSAQYRLFKISTDNPQELAKALPRVASVLGIAPDELGFIPTAARDLSIILAPLPRSEWQAVPFDESQLKPNELIGYVGIDVQGQPVTYNRQHSPHMMISGTTNAGKTEAIRADMHAMRLSGLNPEIYIIDAKGTLRREPCNQFTADMNEGLEILTEINQRARERMQEIVKADCDNWFEYKKRCPDICPNPILVYIDEYPQLRALNKEVVELALGELLRVHRSAGVFITLGIQKPKADQLPTEMRDMLDVRLALRVPDKTASMVAIDDTGAEGLAGEGAFLFRVGGHKLVQGRGVFMATLGVTN, encoded by the coding sequence ATGTTCATCGGTAAATTCAACCCACACTCCATAGTACCTAGCACCTATAAAGCAATGGCAGCGTGTACAGGTACGGTGCTTACTACGCTGGCACTCACTCACAGCGCACCTTTAGCCGTCGGTGCATTAGGTGCGCTTTACCTCGCTAACCAATACCGGACCAGGGACAGTCGAGACGGGTACTTATTCGATAGTCCTTTAGATGACTTGATTAATTCACCGGAATTAATCGCTAATGTGAACGACTTGGTAACGGAACGCCTACGCAAAGCCACAGGGAATAAGGATTTAACCGCCTTGGAATCCCGTAGCGCTCAATACCGTCTCTTTAAAATCTCCACGGATAACCCGCAAGAACTCGCTAAAGCCTTGCCTAGAGTGGCTAGTGTCTTAGGTATTGCACCGGATGAATTAGGGTTTATTCCCACAGCAGCGCGTGATTTAAGCATTATTTTAGCGCCCTTACCTCGCAGTGAATGGCAAGCCGTGCCTTTTGATGAAAGCCAGCTTAAGCCTAATGAGTTAATAGGTTATGTGGGCATAGACGTACAAGGGCAACCTGTGACCTATAACCGCCAACATTCACCTCATATGATGATTAGCGGAACAACCAACGCGGGTAAAACCGAAGCCATTAGAGCCGATATGCACGCCATGCGGTTAAGTGGCTTAAATCCAGAGATTTATATTATCGATGCAAAAGGCACTTTGAGGCGTGAACCTTGTAATCAATTCACCGCTGATATGAATGAGGGATTAGAAATACTCACTGAAATAAACCAGCGGGCTAGAGAACGGATGCAGGAAATAGTAAAGGCAGATTGTGATAATTGGTTTGAATATAAAAAGCGGTGTCCTGATATTTGCCCTAATCCTATTTTGGTTTATATCGATGAATACCCGCAACTTAGAGCCTTGAATAAGGAGGTTGTTGAATTAGCCCTAGGTGAGCTTTTGCGCGTGCATCGTAGTGCAGGCGTATTTATTACCCTAGGCATTCAAAAGCCTAAGGCTGATCAATTGCCTACCGAGATGCGCGACATGTTAGACGTGAGGCTAGCCCTACGTGTACCGGATAAAACCGCTTCAATGGTCGCTATTGATGACACGGGTGCAGAAGGTTTGGCGGGTGAAGGAGCGTTTTTATTCCGTGTGGGTGGGCATAAGTTGGTGCAAGGGCGTGGGGTTTTTATGGCTACTCTAGGCGTTACGAATTAA
- a CDS encoding CopG family transcriptional regulator, with protein MRTIIDLPPHHVAQLDRFSQHEKVSRAELVRRAIAEYLARHTPAHSESEAFGLWAKRQEDGLDYQNRLREEWD; from the coding sequence ATGCGAACCATCATCGATTTACCCCCGCATCATGTGGCACAGCTTGATAGGTTTAGCCAGCATGAAAAGGTATCCCGTGCTGAATTGGTAAGAAGGGCTATTGCTGAATACTTGGCGCGTCACACTCCAGCGCATTCAGAAAGTGAAGCCTTTGGCTTATGGGCTAAGCGTCAAGAGGATGGGTTGGACTACCAAAACCGCTTACGTGAGGAGTGGGATTAA
- a CDS encoding type II toxin-antitoxin system VapC family toxin, with the protein MKALLDTNILIDYLNGIPQAKHEIDSYPKPLISIITWVEVLVGATPEDEATIRGFLSRFQVIALTAVIAENAVLIRRQSKIRLPDAIIQATAQVEKVLLVSRNTKDFPENAQWVRIPYKLHPDKIH; encoded by the coding sequence ATGAAAGCACTGCTTGATACCAATATTCTGATTGATTACTTAAACGGTATTCCACAGGCTAAGCATGAAATAGACAGCTACCCAAAGCCTCTTATTAGCATTATTACATGGGTAGAGGTGCTAGTAGGGGCAACTCCAGAAGATGAAGCCACCATTAGAGGTTTTCTCAGTCGCTTTCAGGTGATTGCTTTAACAGCGGTGATTGCTGAAAACGCGGTATTGATTAGGCGACAATCTAAAATTCGTTTACCTGATGCGATTATTCAAGCGACTGCACAGGTAGAAAAGGTGTTGTTAGTGTCTCGCAATACTAAAGACTTTCCAGAGAATGCACAGTGGGTACGTATTCCTTATAAACTTCACCCTGACAAGATACATTAG
- a CDS encoding mechanosensitive ion channel domain-containing protein, whose amino-acid sequence MMGRWTIIIGLWLVLFNTLAFSAEDTTKEDPYSAEALAMINAKLTIAERNLTTWQKNRDIKALEELILQSTQHEQNAQTCITDNEKQKTQLDESLKSLGDQQSAEDVALRQKRNELSRQLQVTTKRISQCKLISLRAGTLQKSARDIIQQDLKERLFAQQTSLFSSLQNIIFNPSLIQTEVKNLVVLFNNMPIEWGALRYALAYGLVGGMLGGFWLYYRSRRLAQNAQTLEIGSPTFVAVWTSSMRFMPFILFALFIYLYLSYYSVGHKLIQYISLYFLLALISYAIMRAPLSTGVTIDGFTPLSKSERIHTHFYVKLLAFSGFIGLIINSKLVNSLDSHLINLTRIALGTILGLAVIALMWRLSKHFILVQRMRLQWLTIISLLIGIGALWLGYRNFAEFLFSGMLGTLFILMLLWLLQHIPNELCDGLDTGKTAWQRDLRNKLDVKTGQLFPGLIWVRLAIAITLNSLALLLLLRIWGVSEQNIILLLNKLLNGIQIGEITLEPIRLLSGVLVAGLLISFSQFFKKYLSESWLKRTNLSHGARDAMTTISGYIGIILAVIIGLSIAGLKFQNLAIIAGALSVGIGFGLQNVVNNFVSGLILLFERPIRRGDWIRVGTAEGYVKDISIRSTTIQDFDRADIIVPNSELISGRVTNLFLNDSYGRVIIPLRVAYGTDIEKLMALLVSLTQDHSDIINNQIDMRPQALFRSFGESALNFELRFFIRNVEQKNQVTSHMLVAIEKAFRKNNIIIPYPQYVVHPMGGTNTTNMAPAGIEVTS is encoded by the coding sequence ATGATGGGGCGCTGGACTATTATAATAGGGCTATGGCTAGTATTATTTAACACACTAGCTTTTAGTGCCGAAGATACGACTAAGGAAGATCCTTATAGTGCAGAAGCATTAGCGATGATTAATGCAAAACTCACTATTGCTGAGCGCAACCTAACCACTTGGCAAAAAAATCGTGATATTAAAGCACTAGAGGAGCTTATTCTCCAAAGTACCCAACACGAACAAAATGCTCAAACCTGTATTACTGATAATGAAAAACAAAAAACCCAATTAGATGAATCGTTAAAATCATTAGGTGATCAACAAAGTGCTGAAGATGTTGCGCTAAGACAAAAACGCAATGAATTAAGCCGTCAACTACAGGTCACTACTAAACGTATTTCTCAATGCAAACTGATTAGTTTGCGAGCAGGGACTTTACAAAAATCAGCACGGGATATTATTCAACAAGACTTAAAAGAGCGCTTATTTGCTCAGCAAACCTCATTATTTAGCAGCTTACAAAATATCATTTTCAATCCCTCTTTAATTCAAACCGAAGTTAAGAATTTAGTGGTGCTATTTAATAATATGCCTATTGAATGGGGTGCTTTACGTTATGCCTTAGCTTATGGTTTAGTAGGGGGTATGTTAGGAGGATTTTGGCTCTATTATAGAAGTCGCCGCCTCGCACAAAATGCTCAAACACTAGAAATTGGTAGCCCTACTTTTGTAGCCGTTTGGACAAGTAGTATGCGTTTCATGCCATTTATTTTATTTGCGCTTTTTATTTATTTGTATCTCAGCTACTACTCGGTAGGACACAAGCTAATTCAGTATATCTCACTTTATTTTTTATTAGCTTTAATCAGCTATGCTATTATGCGTGCGCCTTTAAGCACGGGCGTTACTATTGATGGCTTCACACCCCTTAGTAAATCAGAGCGTATTCATACTCATTTTTATGTCAAATTACTCGCTTTTTCCGGCTTTATTGGCTTAATCATCAACTCCAAATTAGTTAACTCATTGGATAGTCACCTAATTAACTTAACCCGCATTGCGCTAGGTACGATTCTAGGCTTAGCCGTTATCGCTTTAATGTGGCGACTAAGTAAGCACTTTATCTTAGTACAACGTATGCGCTTGCAATGGCTCACTATTATAAGTTTATTAATAGGTATAGGTGCGTTGTGGTTAGGTTATCGCAATTTTGCCGAGTTTTTATTTTCTGGCATGTTAGGTACTTTATTCATTTTGATGTTGCTATGGTTATTGCAGCATATTCCGAATGAATTATGTGATGGACTCGATACAGGCAAAACGGCTTGGCAACGTGATTTACGCAACAAACTAGATGTTAAAACTGGACAATTGTTTCCCGGATTGATTTGGGTGCGTTTAGCTATTGCTATTACACTTAATAGCTTAGCCTTGCTTTTATTATTACGGATATGGGGTGTTTCAGAGCAAAACATTATTTTATTATTAAATAAGCTCTTGAATGGTATCCAGATTGGTGAAATTACCCTAGAACCTATTCGCTTACTCAGTGGGGTTTTAGTTGCGGGTCTATTGATTAGCTTTAGTCAGTTTTTCAAGAAATATTTATCCGAAAGCTGGTTAAAACGTACTAATCTAAGTCATGGGGCCCGCGATGCTATGACGACTATTTCAGGCTATATAGGTATTATTCTTGCCGTAATTATAGGCTTGTCTATTGCTGGTTTGAAATTTCAAAACCTTGCTATTATTGCTGGAGCTTTATCAGTGGGAATTGGCTTTGGTCTGCAAAATGTGGTCAATAATTTTGTCTCTGGGCTTATTTTATTATTTGAACGCCCTATTCGCCGAGGGGATTGGATTAGAGTGGGTACTGCTGAGGGATATGTAAAAGATATTAGTATTCGATCTACTACGATTCAGGATTTTGATCGGGCTGATATTATTGTCCCTAACTCAGAATTGATTTCAGGACGTGTCACTAATTTATTTTTAAATGATAGTTATGGACGAGTTATTATTCCGCTCAGAGTGGCTTATGGCACTGATATAGAAAAGCTCATGGCTTTATTAGTGAGTCTTACCCAAGACCACAGTGATATCATTAATAATCAAATTGATATGCGCCCGCAAGCGTTATTTAGAAGTTTTGGAGAGAGTGCTTTAAATTTCGAGTTACGCTTTTTTATTCGTAATGTAGAGCAGAAGAACCAAGTCACCAGTCACATGTTAGTAGCGATTGAGAAAGCTTTTAGGAAAAACAATATTATTATTCCTTACCCACAATATGTAGTACATCCTATGGGTGGGACTAATACCACTAATATGGCCCCAGCAGGAATTGAAGTAACAAGCTAA